The Acetonema longum DSM 6540 DNA window AGCGCTGCCTGCGGGCAGTTGCGCAACAAGCGGCTGTAATCGCCGAAACTGGCAATATTTTGACTTAAAGCCGCTATTGAGTATATAATAGCATCAGGAATTATATATTCTGGAGTGAACAACCTCATGAAATTGAACCGGTTTGATAAATTGAACCTTAACCAGCTCGAAAATTTTTTTGAAAAACATATTGAAGGTTTTTTTGAAAAGAAATTGTCCAGCGAATTGCAGCCGGTGGAAATTGCCAAGCACATGGCCCGGTCCATGGATAATGCCAAAATGGTGGGTGTTTCAAATCTTTATGTCCCTAATTCCTATACTGTCTATTTGAGCCAAGTGGATTTTGAACGACTGAGTCCCTATATTTCCGAACTTCGCCAGGAATTACACCAGTATCTGGCGGAATACTCCCGGAAAAAAAATTATACTTTTGCGGGTCAACTGAAAATGGAGGTAGCCCTTGATCCTGTGCTGTCTCTTGGCCAGTGCCGGATTGAGAACCAATTCGCCGAGCCTGAGCCGACCACAGAGCCGCCCGCGCCGGAAGAGGCCGATAATGATTTTTCCGATACGAAGGTTTTTCCTAAGCTATCCGTAGCTGAGCCTAACCGGCAGGTTGTCATAGCGGGGTTGTTGACGGTTATTGACGGTTTGGATAAGGGGTTGTTTGCAGATATTGCCAGACAAAGGGTGAATATCGGCCGCCTGGAGAGCAATGAACTGCCATTGACCGATATGAATGCATCCAGATTGCACGCTTATATCATTTTGGAGGAAGGAAAACATGTCCTGAATGATGCCAAAAGCCTGAACGGCACATATATCAACGAGCATCGGATTGTTAGAAAAGTGTTAGCTTCAGGTGATAGAATTAAGCTGGGCAATACCATAATATTGTATGAGGTGAAATAATTGCATCCGAAAAATTTTCAGGTGCTGACAGTCGTTCTCCAGTACAGTCTTTTGGCATTCATTCTTTATTTTCTGTTTCGCACGATCCAAGTGATCCAGCAGGATATTTCGCAGCGAAATTATGAAAAACACTATAGCTCTCACGCCGGGAACATCAGCCAGACTAAGAGCAGGCAGTCGGTATTGAAAATACTGGAACGAGGACAATTTGCCCCGGGCATCGCTGCGATTCCGATACAGGAGGAGATTAGCATTGGTCGGGGGCCGGAAAACAACGTGGTGATTCCGGAAGCTGTCGTTTCCCATGAACATGCCTGTATTTCCAGGCGTAAACAAGAGTATTGGCTGACCGACCTGAGCAGCACCAATGGAACATATTATAACGGTATGTTGCTTAGCGGTGATGTTTTACTGAAACATCAGGATATAATAAAAGTAGGATCGACAACGTTTCGGTTTGAGGAGTGAAATCGGCTTGCAGGCTTACGGGAAATCCCATGTAGGGTTAGTTCGAACGACAAACGAAGACGGTTTTTTACTGGACTTACCCAATCTGTTTGTAGTAGCTGATGGCATGGGAGGACATGCTGCCGGGGAAATTGCAAGCAGATTGGCCGTTGACACTTTTGCCGGCTTTGTCAGGGCCAATATCGGCCTGGACGGCCCGTTAAAAGTGATGCACCAGGCTTTTAAGCAGGCGAATACGGCTATTTATGACCAGTCTCAGGCTTATCCGGAATATCAGGGTATGGGAACGACCATGACGGCCGTCTATATCAATGCCGGGCAGGCCTACTGGGTTCATGCCGGCGATAGCCGTTTATACCTCGTCCACAAGGCACGATTGATTCAAATCACCGAAGATCATTCCCTGGTAGGAGAACTTGTGCGCAACCACTCCATTACCAAGGAGGAAGCCTTGGTTCATCCCCAGCGTAACATATTGACCCGGGCACTGGGAACAAGCGAATATGTTGATATTGATACCGGAAGTCTTGCCCTGGAAAATCAAGATTTGTTACTTCTGTGTACAGACGGGTTAACCAATATGATTCGGGAAGACGATATTTTAGAAATTGTAAAATCTGGGCTTGACAATCAGGACACCGGTGTGAAATATTGCGTGGATGAACTGATCGTCCAGGCTAATCTGGCAGGCGGACTGGATAATATAACAGCGATACTGATCAAACATGAGAGTGATGATTCAGGCCTATGAACCGTATACATACAGGTACTTCTTTATTGCTGATCAACAGTCTGGTGCTGCCGTTAGGAATCTTAGCGGTAAGCACAGCCTTGGGAGGCGTCAATTATCAGGAAGTCTTAGCCTGCCTGACCTTAGTTGTCTCATGGTGGCTTGTGCAGGCAGGATTAGAT harbors:
- a CDS encoding FhaA domain-containing protein translates to MKLNRFDKLNLNQLENFFEKHIEGFFEKKLSSELQPVEIAKHMARSMDNAKMVGVSNLYVPNSYTVYLSQVDFERLSPYISELRQELHQYLAEYSRKKNYTFAGQLKMEVALDPVLSLGQCRIENQFAEPEPTTEPPAPEEADNDFSDTKVFPKLSVAEPNRQVVIAGLLTVIDGLDKGLFADIARQRVNIGRLESNELPLTDMNASRLHAYIILEEGKHVLNDAKSLNGTYINEHRIVRKVLASGDRIKLGNTIILYEVK
- a CDS encoding FHA domain-containing protein encodes the protein MHPKNFQVLTVVLQYSLLAFILYFLFRTIQVIQQDISQRNYEKHYSSHAGNISQTKSRQSVLKILERGQFAPGIAAIPIQEEISIGRGPENNVVIPEAVVSHEHACISRRKQEYWLTDLSSTNGTYYNGMLLSGDVLLKHQDIIKVGSTTFRFEE
- a CDS encoding Stp1/IreP family PP2C-type Ser/Thr phosphatase; amino-acid sequence: MQAYGKSHVGLVRTTNEDGFLLDLPNLFVVADGMGGHAAGEIASRLAVDTFAGFVRANIGLDGPLKVMHQAFKQANTAIYDQSQAYPEYQGMGTTMTAVYINAGQAYWVHAGDSRLYLVHKARLIQITEDHSLVGELVRNHSITKEEALVHPQRNILTRALGTSEYVDIDTGSLALENQDLLLLCTDGLTNMIREDDILEIVKSGLDNQDTGVKYCVDELIVQANLAGGLDNITAILIKHESDDSGL